A region from the Candidatus Electrothrix scaldis genome encodes:
- a CDS encoding NAD(P)/FAD-dependent oxidoreductase: MPFTPLDKVQNSYDVIVIGSGLGGLTCANRLATSGHSVLLLEHHIQLGGLATWFKRGGHIFDVSLHGFPHGMIKTCKKYWSKEIRDSIVQLKDIAFDNPQFSLTTTFSKDDFTRILHEDFKIDRATVDDFFNTVRAMNFYDDQGMTTRELFEKFFPGRTDVHRLLMEPITYANGSTLDEPAITYGIVFSNFMSKGVFTFEGGTDKLIGMMADDLQKNGVTLCTGAKVDRILVDKGKTRGVLVGGREIMAKAVVSNSGITNTIDNLAGRDAFRDDFLSRFDKVVVNNSSCQVYFGIRRGEAFPDVGDLLFTSTSEEFSSEEMRRMETKSRTFSVYYPKTRPEKPDYTVVASMNANYDDWAGLDEAAYKEAKEAMVKRCFVDLERYIPGIQDKVDTISSATPKTFNRYTLHTRGTSFGTKFEGLDISRTIFKEVGGLFHVGSVGIIMSGWLGAINYGVIVANDVDAYVRS, translated from the coding sequence ATGCCTTTTACACCTCTTGACAAGGTTCAAAACAGCTACGATGTTATTGTTATCGGCTCCGGTCTTGGTGGCCTGACCTGTGCCAACCGTCTTGCCACGTCCGGCCATAGCGTCCTTCTCTTGGAGCATCATATCCAGTTGGGTGGTTTAGCGACCTGGTTTAAGCGGGGAGGGCATATCTTTGACGTTTCCTTGCATGGCTTTCCGCATGGTATGATCAAGACCTGCAAGAAATACTGGTCCAAAGAAATCAGAGACTCTATTGTCCAGCTGAAGGATATTGCCTTTGATAATCCTCAGTTTTCCCTAACCACGACCTTTTCCAAGGATGACTTCACCCGCATCCTGCATGAGGATTTTAAGATCGATCGCGCGACAGTGGATGATTTTTTCAACACCGTCAGGGCGATGAATTTTTACGATGACCAGGGGATGACTACTCGGGAGCTCTTTGAAAAGTTCTTTCCTGGTCGGACTGATGTGCATCGCCTGCTTATGGAGCCCATTACCTATGCAAACGGCTCAACCCTGGATGAGCCTGCTATCACCTACGGCATTGTTTTTTCTAATTTCATGAGCAAGGGTGTGTTCACCTTTGAGGGCGGTACGGATAAACTCATAGGCATGATGGCTGATGACCTGCAAAAGAACGGGGTAACCCTTTGCACCGGGGCCAAGGTGGATAGAATTTTGGTCGATAAGGGCAAAACCAGGGGTGTCCTTGTTGGGGGCCGGGAAATTATGGCCAAGGCTGTGGTCTCCAATTCCGGCATCACCAACACCATTGACAATCTCGCTGGTCGAGATGCCTTTCGTGATGATTTTCTCTCTCGCTTCGATAAGGTGGTGGTGAATAACTCCTCATGCCAGGTGTACTTCGGTATTCGCAGGGGAGAAGCTTTCCCGGACGTGGGTGACTTGCTCTTTACTTCAACCTCAGAAGAGTTCTCTTCTGAAGAAATGCGGCGCATGGAGACGAAGAGTCGTACCTTCTCAGTCTACTATCCCAAGACTCGTCCTGAGAAGCCTGACTATACCGTGGTGGCCTCTATGAATGCCAACTACGACGACTGGGCAGGGTTGGATGAAGCAGCCTATAAAGAGGCAAAAGAGGCAATGGTAAAGCGTTGCTTTGTTGATCTGGAACGCTATATTCCTGGCATTCAAGATAAGGTGGATACAATCTCTTCCGCGACACCTAAGACCTTTAATCGCTATACCCTTCACACCAGAGGCACCTCCTTCGGCACCAAGTTCGAGGGGCTGGATATTTCCCGTACCATTTTTAAAGAGGTAGGTGGCCTGTTTCATGTAGGTTCTGTGGGGATCATCATGAGCGGATGGCTCGGGGCAATTAATTATGGTGTGATTGTGGCTAATGATGTGGATGCCTATGTGCGATCCTGA
- a CDS encoding FAD-dependent oxidoreductase: protein MADYQLIIIGGGLSGLAAGIRSARFGQKTLIVEQHALPGGLNSYYYRQGYLLETGLHAMTNYAGPETKHAPLNRLFRQLKLSRKKFITHEQLGSAVIFPQASLNFSNEFELLCEEITRAFPASVDRFRAMSKEVDAYDPFAEVPWQSARAFLHDRLAEPLLEDMLLLPLMVYGNAEEHDMDLGQFAIMFRAVFLEGFFRPEGTIKDLIDMLMAQYAQFGGEIRFRAPVDAILTRDEKVQGIRLESGEEITADAVLSTVGIPGTAKLSGWPLDIDRYVGRMTFMETISMIPELDLPQEKAGRTILFYSLNEKLRYHQPDDTIDPSWGVICFPDNFQGLEPKSDGPVQVRVTNAANYDLWQQAAADKEQYRQLKEKCGQLSTAAVSQILGTYNQGAVFQDSFTPMTIERFTEKRGGAVYGSPIKIKSGKTPFENLFIAGTDQGYLGIVGSMLSGVTIVNQHLLT from the coding sequence ATGGCTGATTACCAGCTCATTATTATCGGCGGCGGCCTTTCTGGCTTGGCCGCCGGTATCCGTTCAGCCCGTTTCGGGCAAAAAACTTTGATTGTTGAGCAGCATGCCTTACCCGGTGGTTTGAATTCTTATTACTACCGTCAGGGCTATCTGCTGGAAACCGGCCTGCATGCCATGACCAACTATGCTGGTCCAGAGACAAAGCATGCCCCCCTCAACAGGCTTTTCCGCCAACTCAAACTTTCGCGTAAAAAGTTCATTACCCATGAGCAGCTTGGCTCAGCGGTGATCTTTCCCCAGGCTTCACTCAATTTTTCTAATGAATTTGAACTCCTCTGCGAGGAAATAACTCGCGCTTTTCCTGCAAGCGTTGATCGGTTTCGGGCAATGTCCAAGGAAGTTGATGCCTATGATCCTTTTGCCGAAGTGCCTTGGCAGTCTGCCCGTGCATTTCTCCATGACCGCCTTGCTGAGCCTCTATTGGAGGATATGCTGCTGCTGCCGCTCATGGTCTACGGCAATGCAGAAGAGCATGATATGGATCTGGGGCAGTTTGCGATCATGTTTCGTGCGGTCTTTTTGGAGGGCTTTTTTCGACCTGAAGGGACGATTAAGGATCTCATCGATATGCTGATGGCGCAGTATGCCCAATTTGGCGGGGAGATCCGTTTCCGTGCTCCAGTTGATGCCATTCTCACAAGGGATGAGAAAGTACAGGGCATCCGCCTGGAAAGTGGTGAAGAAATTACTGCCGATGCGGTCCTGTCCACCGTTGGCATTCCGGGAACGGCAAAATTAAGCGGCTGGCCCTTGGACATTGACCGGTATGTTGGTAGAATGACCTTTATGGAAACCATTTCCATGATCCCGGAACTGGATCTGCCGCAGGAGAAGGCAGGGCGTACCATCCTGTTTTACAGTCTCAACGAGAAGCTTCGCTATCATCAGCCTGATGATACCATTGATCCTTCCTGGGGTGTGATTTGTTTCCCAGATAATTTCCAGGGGCTGGAGCCAAAAAGTGATGGGCCGGTCCAGGTTCGGGTCACCAATGCCGCTAATTACGATCTTTGGCAACAGGCAGCTGCTGATAAAGAACAGTATCGGCAGCTTAAAGAAAAATGTGGTCAGCTCTCCACTGCAGCAGTGAGCCAGATTCTCGGTACGTACAATCAGGGTGCAGTGTTTCAGGACAGCTTTACGCCCATGACCATTGAGCGTTTTACAGAAAAACGTGGTGGAGCGGTGTACGGCAGCCCAATAAAGATCAAGAGCGGCAAGACGCCGTTTGAGAATCTCTTTATTGCAGGCACGGATCAGGGATACCTTGGGATTGTTGGGTCCATGCTGAGTGGTGTGACTATAGTGAATCAGCATCTTTTGACCTGA
- a CDS encoding beta-ketoacyl-[acyl-carrier-protein] synthase family protein: MSEVSLSDAQRIVITGVGLTAPGGANTLADFREQVLAGRSGISTIDLRYMDTYPAGICDFPETKYRKKKENKRGTRAGCIGVYCAGEALADAGIDFSEYDRSRTGVYMGLTEHGTVETENEVYNISKFDYNVDYWTHHHNPRTVLNNPAGEITMKFGITGPHYSVGAACAAGNAALIQGSQMLRLGEIDFALCGGLSECVGSFGIFASFRAQGALAEHDDPTKASRPLDQNRNGIVISEGGCVFALERLDKALARGAKIYGEVAGYAMNSDARDFVLPYGPRQAECIRLALERAGLTPEDISIINTHATGTKQGDVEECKAIAEVFSGCSNVRSNNTKSIIGHAMGAAGVLELAANLSAFEDNFVHPTINIDSLDPDCVLPGLVAGTAEKVDQVETILNNSFGMVGINSVVIIKRFMAS; encoded by the coding sequence ATGAGTGAGGTCTCTTTGTCAGATGCGCAGCGCATAGTCATAACCGGAGTGGGCCTGACCGCACCCGGAGGCGCTAATACCTTAGCGGATTTTCGTGAGCAGGTTCTTGCGGGCCGGAGCGGAATTTCCACCATTGATCTGCGCTATATGGATACATATCCAGCTGGGATCTGTGATTTTCCAGAAACAAAATATCGCAAAAAAAAGGAAAATAAGCGGGGAACCCGGGCTGGGTGCATCGGAGTCTACTGTGCAGGCGAGGCCTTGGCTGATGCGGGCATAGATTTTTCCGAATATGATCGCAGTCGTACCGGAGTCTACATGGGCCTGACTGAACACGGGACCGTGGAAACAGAAAATGAGGTCTATAATATCAGTAAGTTTGACTATAATGTCGATTACTGGACCCACCATCATAATCCTCGTACCGTACTCAATAACCCGGCTGGTGAAATCACCATGAAGTTCGGGATCACCGGGCCGCATTACTCGGTTGGCGCAGCCTGTGCAGCCGGTAATGCCGCTTTGATCCAGGGCTCTCAGATGTTGCGGCTTGGAGAGATTGATTTCGCTCTCTGCGGTGGGCTCTCTGAGTGTGTTGGTTCTTTTGGGATATTTGCCAGCTTTCGAGCGCAGGGCGCTTTGGCTGAGCATGATGACCCGACTAAGGCCAGTCGTCCCTTGGACCAGAACCGGAACGGGATTGTTATCTCTGAGGGCGGTTGTGTTTTTGCTTTAGAACGGCTGGACAAGGCCCTTGCCCGTGGGGCAAAGATCTACGGTGAAGTTGCTGGGTATGCCATGAACTCTGATGCCCGTGATTTTGTCCTGCCCTACGGTCCTCGTCAGGCAGAATGCATACGTCTGGCCCTTGAACGCGCAGGTTTGACCCCGGAAGATATCAGTATCATCAACACCCATGCTACCGGCACTAAACAGGGTGATGTAGAGGAGTGTAAGGCCATTGCTGAGGTCTTTTCTGGCTGTTCCAATGTGAGAAGCAATAACACCAAGTCCATCATTGGGCACGCTATGGGCGCTGCCGGAGTGCTGGAATTGGCTGCTAATCTCTCTGCCTTTGAAGATAATTTTGTCCATCCGACGATTAATATCGACAGCCTTGATCCCGACTGTGTGCTTCCCGGTTTGGTTGCCGGAACCGCAGAAAAAGTTGATCAGGTCGAGACAATTCTTAATAATTCATTCGGCATGGTAGGGATTAATTCAGTCGTCATTATTAAGAGATTTATGGCGAGCTAA
- the ychF gene encoding redox-regulated ATPase YchF, with the protein MGFQCGIVGLPNVGKSTIFNALTAAAIEAENYPFCTIEPNVGVVPVPDKRLDKLAELAKTRSKVPTQMEFVDIAGLVKGASQGEGLGNQFLGHIRQVDAILHVVRCFEDENIVHVDGSIDPIRDLEVITMELIMSDLDTVSKRQKKAASQAKSGDKKFIAEAAFLEQLQSLLDGGKAARMMVVDNDQQRELMRDLCLLTTKPVLYVANVSEEDVAEGNDFVERLKGVATKEGASVVTIAGAIEQELSLLDKEEQQEFLADMGMKEPGLHRLIRAGYDLLGLITYFTVGEKETRAWTITKGTTAPGAAGKIHTDFQRGFIRAEVIAYEDYIACGSESVAKEKGLMRSEGKEYIVKDGDCILFRFNV; encoded by the coding sequence ATGGGTTTTCAATGCGGCATTGTCGGCCTGCCCAACGTGGGAAAATCAACCATCTTTAACGCCTTAACAGCAGCAGCGATTGAGGCGGAAAATTATCCTTTTTGCACAATTGAACCCAATGTGGGGGTGGTGCCGGTACCAGATAAACGACTGGACAAACTGGCAGAGCTGGCCAAGACCCGGAGCAAAGTGCCCACCCAAATGGAGTTTGTTGACATTGCCGGGCTGGTCAAGGGGGCTTCTCAGGGAGAAGGCCTGGGTAACCAATTCCTCGGCCATATCCGCCAGGTCGATGCCATCCTCCATGTTGTCCGCTGCTTTGAGGACGAGAACATCGTTCATGTGGACGGCTCAATTGATCCCATCCGGGACCTGGAAGTCATCACTATGGAATTGATCATGTCGGACCTCGATACCGTCAGCAAACGCCAGAAGAAGGCCGCGAGCCAGGCAAAATCCGGAGATAAAAAATTTATCGCAGAAGCCGCCTTTCTGGAGCAGCTGCAATCACTCCTTGATGGGGGGAAAGCAGCCAGAATGATGGTTGTGGACAACGACCAGCAACGTGAGCTGATGCGTGACCTCTGTCTACTGACCACTAAGCCGGTCCTTTATGTCGCCAATGTCAGTGAAGAAGATGTTGCAGAGGGGAATGATTTTGTTGAACGGCTCAAGGGTGTTGCCACCAAGGAAGGGGCATCTGTGGTTACCATAGCCGGGGCTATTGAACAGGAACTCAGCCTGCTCGACAAAGAAGAACAACAGGAATTCCTCGCAGATATGGGCATGAAAGAGCCCGGTCTGCACCGCCTGATTCGCGCGGGCTACGACCTGCTGGGCCTTATCACCTATTTCACTGTTGGCGAAAAAGAGACCAGGGCCTGGACCATCACCAAGGGAACTACCGCACCCGGAGCAGCGGGAAAAATTCATACCGACTTCCAGCGCGGCTTTATCCGTGCCGAGGTTATTGCCTATGAGGATTATATCGCCTGCGGCTCTGAATCCGTAGCCAAGGAAAAAGGCCTGATGCGTTCAGAAGGTAAAGAATACATAGTTAAGGACGGAGATTGTATTCTGTTTCGCTTTAATGTTTGA
- a CDS encoding acyl carrier protein, with translation MTRDEIKDIILEIIEDIDEDADFDSLDADQPLRDQLDLDSMDFLDIVMELRKRYKLQIPEEDYPELATLTSCVNYLEPKLQDA, from the coding sequence ATGACCCGTGATGAAATCAAGGATATAATCCTTGAAATTATTGAAGACATAGATGAGGATGCGGATTTTGACAGTTTGGATGCGGATCAGCCTCTCCGAGATCAGTTAGACCTTGATTCAATGGATTTTCTTGATATCGTGATGGAGCTGCGGAAACGCTACAAGCTGCAGATCCCGGAGGAGGATTATCCTGAACTCGCCACCCTGACCAGCTGTGTCAATTATCTTGAACCGAAATTGCAAGACGCCTGA
- a CDS encoding PAS domain-containing protein, producing the protein MTMNEGEMLREIFDALPSMIFVVDQEVRIQEYNAAAEELMRSGRDTILQHRAGEILHCIHSEENKKECGKSVKCSECIIRNSVIQALRGKRVVRRRTRMEVIQDDQKVEIYALVTVSPFSFGGAPHALLVIENISDIAELYQMIFICPVCGKVQNDEKTWMRVEAYFKNNWNVECSHGYCPDCFEKEMEKIKSSSKNGKNLTLSDSSGAQHRKE; encoded by the coding sequence ATGACGATGAACGAAGGTGAAATGCTCAGAGAGATCTTTGACGCCTTGCCGTCCATGATTTTTGTGGTTGATCAGGAGGTGCGGATTCAGGAGTATAATGCAGCCGCAGAGGAGCTCATGCGCTCCGGCAGAGACACCATTTTGCAACATCGCGCCGGGGAAATACTCCACTGTATCCATTCGGAAGAAAATAAAAAAGAGTGTGGAAAATCTGTAAAATGCTCGGAATGCATAATCAGAAACTCTGTTATTCAGGCCTTACGGGGGAAACGTGTTGTTCGGCGGCGGACCCGCATGGAGGTGATCCAGGATGATCAGAAGGTCGAAATATATGCCCTTGTAACGGTCTCACCGTTTTCCTTTGGCGGTGCTCCTCATGCCCTACTGGTTATAGAAAATATAAGTGATATAGCAGAGCTGTATCAGATGATTTTTATCTGCCCGGTCTGCGGAAAGGTGCAGAATGACGAGAAAACCTGGATGCGGGTTGAAGCCTATTTCAAAAATAATTGGAATGTCGAATGCTCACACGGGTATTGTCCAGATTGTTTTGAGAAAGAGATGGAAAAGATAAAGTCATCCTCAAAGAACGGGAAAAATTTGACGCTCTCTGATTCAAGCGGGGCTCAGCACAGGAAAGAGTAG
- the argB gene encoding acetylglutamate kinase, with translation MEQGIAKAKVLIESLPYIREFNEKTVVIKYGGHAMVDEELKKKFALDVILLKYIGLNPVVVHGGGPQINKFLQKMQITSNYIQGMRVTDGETMDVVEMVLVGKVNKEIVGLINHCGGKAVGLSGRDGDLVQAKKMKVLGKPETENAPPELIDLGRVGEVTRVNSEILTTLDAQDFIPVIAPVGVGEDGQAYNINADLVAGAIAAELDAAKLILLTDVEGVKDSEGKLLSSIRKDAIEQMIEDGVISGGMIPKLRCCSSALEGGVNKAHIVDGRQEHAILLEIFTHQGIGTEITA, from the coding sequence ATGGAACAAGGAATAGCCAAGGCCAAGGTCTTAATAGAGTCTTTGCCCTATATACGAGAGTTCAACGAGAAGACCGTGGTTATCAAATACGGTGGTCACGCTATGGTGGATGAGGAGCTGAAAAAAAAATTTGCTCTGGACGTCATCCTGCTCAAGTATATTGGCCTTAACCCGGTGGTAGTCCACGGGGGAGGTCCTCAGATCAATAAATTTCTACAAAAAATGCAGATTACCTCCAACTATATCCAGGGAATGCGGGTCACAGACGGCGAGACAATGGATGTGGTCGAAATGGTGTTGGTGGGGAAAGTCAACAAGGAGATTGTCGGCCTGATCAACCATTGCGGCGGCAAGGCTGTGGGGCTTTCAGGACGGGATGGAGACCTTGTTCAGGCAAAGAAAATGAAGGTGCTCGGCAAGCCGGAAACAGAAAATGCTCCACCGGAACTCATTGATCTGGGGCGGGTAGGCGAAGTAACCAGGGTGAATTCTGAAATTCTGACCACTCTGGATGCACAGGACTTTATCCCGGTCATTGCTCCGGTCGGCGTAGGTGAGGACGGACAGGCCTATAATATCAATGCAGACCTGGTAGCCGGGGCCATTGCAGCCGAGTTAGATGCTGCCAAACTCATCCTGCTCACTGATGTGGAAGGGGTGAAAGACAGTGAAGGAAAGCTCCTTTCCTCTATCCGCAAAGATGCCATTGAGCAGATGATTGAGGACGGGGTGATCAGTGGCGGAATGATTCCGAAACTCCGTTGCTGTTCCTCCGCTCTTGAAGGCGGAGTAAACAAGGCACATATTGTTGACGGAAGGCAGGAACACGCCATCCTGCTGGAAATTTTTACCCATCAGGGTATCGGTACGGAGATTACAGCATGA
- a CDS encoding PilZ domain-containing protein — MVDKQAKQFRINELKSKINYTEEARDNFKNTHPGLYETNSYYLNKLREELRELEKSYLGIVERNQRKFSRVEVERAAHLNFSSGQYRGTLENISLGGGFIKGAFKQAKGDICKINLTESKAHSDVVICALGSIVRASNNGIAFEFIAMNANSYARLETELLDHADDPSIVGDEIFESGIFEFDDDLVYSTVFNYNINKLKKLLCLH; from the coding sequence ATGGTCGATAAACAAGCAAAACAGTTCCGTATTAACGAATTAAAGTCAAAAATTAACTATACAGAAGAGGCGCGAGATAATTTTAAAAATACGCACCCAGGTCTTTACGAAACAAACTCTTATTATCTAAACAAATTAAGAGAGGAACTGAGAGAGCTGGAGAAATCCTATCTGGGCATAGTTGAGAGAAACCAACGTAAATTTTCCCGCGTAGAAGTTGAACGGGCTGCACATCTTAATTTCTCTTCAGGGCAATACCGAGGGACACTCGAAAATATAAGTCTGGGAGGCGGCTTTATTAAAGGTGCCTTCAAACAGGCAAAAGGGGATATCTGTAAAATAAATCTTACAGAATCAAAAGCTCACTCTGATGTCGTTATTTGCGCACTCGGATCGATAGTAAGGGCCAGTAACAACGGTATCGCATTCGAATTCATAGCGATGAACGCGAATAGTTACGCAAGATTAGAAACAGAGTTACTTGATCACGCTGACGACCCTTCAATTGTAGGAGATGAAATCTTCGAAAGCGGCATTTTTGAATTTGACGATGACTTGGTGTACAGCACTGTCTTTAATTATAATATAAACAAGCTGAAAAAATTGCTTTGCCTTCATTAA
- a CDS encoding aspartate aminotransferase family protein has protein sequence MTAVSLNNTEWKEKGDAVFAGTYSRFPAAMVRGEGCRLWDADGREYLDFLAGIAVCSLGHCHPDVTEAVCAQAKKLMHVSNLFYTEPQTKLAELLIANSFADRVFMANSGAEANEAAIKLARIHSGKGRYEIISLSGSFHGRTLATVAATGQPKFHQGFEPMPAGFVHAGFGDPDELEKLINPSTCAILCEPLQGESGVRPLDPAYLQKIRSLCDKHNLLLIFDEVQTGMGRTGTLFAYEQLGVTPDIMTLAKALGNGLPIGAMLTRADIASSFTVGTHASTFGGNPVAAAAGVAVMKIMLAEGFFASIQKKSAYFIKQLEIVAAEFPELCSGVRGSGMLLALVLTEKGIEHGTEIVQQLFERGCLINFAGMRVLRFIPPLTVTQEDIDLLIKELSDVLRAKLG, from the coding sequence ATGACAGCAGTAAGTTTGAACAATACAGAATGGAAGGAAAAAGGTGATGCCGTGTTTGCAGGGACCTATAGTAGATTTCCGGCAGCTATGGTACGAGGAGAAGGTTGTCGGCTCTGGGATGCGGACGGCAGGGAGTATCTGGATTTCCTCGCCGGTATAGCAGTCTGCTCCTTAGGACATTGTCATCCAGATGTCACAGAAGCAGTTTGCGCGCAGGCAAAGAAGCTCATGCATGTCTCTAACCTGTTTTACACGGAGCCGCAAACAAAACTGGCTGAACTACTGATTGCCAATAGCTTTGCAGATCGGGTATTCATGGCCAATTCCGGGGCTGAGGCTAATGAAGCGGCAATCAAATTGGCCCGTATTCATAGCGGCAAGGGACGCTATGAAATCATCTCCCTCTCCGGCTCCTTCCACGGTCGAACCCTGGCCACAGTTGCAGCCACAGGCCAGCCGAAATTTCACCAGGGTTTTGAGCCCATGCCTGCGGGCTTCGTCCATGCCGGTTTTGGCGATCCTGATGAGCTGGAAAAACTCATCAATCCAAGCACCTGTGCAATTCTCTGTGAACCTCTTCAGGGAGAGAGCGGCGTACGGCCTCTGGATCCGGCGTATCTTCAAAAAATACGAAGCCTCTGTGATAAGCATAATCTGCTCCTCATCTTTGATGAAGTCCAAACCGGCATGGGGCGGACCGGGACTCTCTTTGCCTACGAGCAGCTGGGAGTTACCCCGGACATCATGACCCTGGCCAAGGCCTTGGGCAATGGTCTTCCTATCGGTGCCATGCTCACCCGGGCAGATATAGCCTCTTCCTTCACCGTGGGTACCCATGCCTCCACCTTTGGTGGCAACCCGGTGGCTGCGGCAGCCGGTGTTGCGGTGATGAAGATCATGTTGGCAGAGGGATTCTTTGCCAGCATCCAGAAAAAAAGCGCCTATTTTATCAAACAACTGGAGATCGTTGCAGCTGAATTCCCAGAGCTGTGTTCTGGGGTACGCGGGAGCGGCATGCTCCTCGCTCTGGTCCTGACGGAAAAGGGGATTGAGCACGGCACAGAGATCGTGCAGCAGCTGTTTGAGCGGGGTTGCCTGATCAACTTTGCCGGGATGAGGGTATTGCGTTTTATTCCGCCCTTGACGGTTACTCAAGAGGATATAGACTTATTAATTAAAGAATTATCTGATGTATTACGCGCTAAATTGGGATAA